A genomic segment from Acidobacteriota bacterium encodes:
- a CDS encoding transposase has protein sequence FRDECLNTHWFLSLADARRLIEAWRRDYNQVRPQSSLDGEPPNEYARDLQNSCYQNGQQVSTSRVVWNDGTIKQEF, from the coding sequence AGTTCCGAGACGAGTGCCTCAACACCCACTGGTTCCTGAGCTTGGCGGATGCTCGCCGTCTGATCGAGGCCTGGCGTCGGGACTACAACCAGGTACGGCCCCAAAGCTCGCTCGACGGCGAACCGCCAAACGAGTACGCTCGGGACTTACAGAACTCGTGCTACCAAAATGGTCAGCAGGTCAGCACCTCAAGGGTTGTCTGGAATGACGGCACGATCAAGCAGGAGTTTTGA
- a CDS encoding DUF4279 domain-containing protein yields the protein MAIEIKVSFRIMGHDIEPREISHLLGLEPTMSHKRGDVRIGRTAERYSAYSEGLWSWCPDTAKTAPLADHLRALIDALEAKEEALRQLRGMGLRTDVFIGVFGSDGNFGFALNSEVLERLGQLRVALDFDIYDVYAVS from the coding sequence ATGGCTATTGAGATCAAAGTCAGCTTCAGAATTATGGGACACGACATTGAACCCAGAGAAATATCACACCTCCTTGGTCTCGAGCCAACTATGTCTCACAAGCGCGGCGACGTTCGCATCGGAAGGACTGCTGAGCGCTACTCAGCGTACTCCGAAGGTCTTTGGTCGTGGTGTCCGGATACTGCCAAGACTGCCCCCTTGGCCGATCATCTCCGTGCCTTGATAGATGCTCTAGAGGCCAAGGAGGAAGCGCTGCGGCAGCTGCGGGGAATGGGCTTGCGAACGGATGTCTTTATTGGCGTTTTCGGTTCCGACGGTAACTTCGGATTTGCTCTGAACTCAGAAGTTCTTGAGCGGTTAGGACAGCTGAGAGTTGCTCTCGATTTCGATATCTATGACGTTTATGCGGTCTCGTAA
- a CDS encoding IS3 family transposase: MRKSRFSEEQIISILRQAEAGIQVSELLRKHGISQQTFYRWRKKYGGLEAGELLRLSTACLTRLQLPKYTRANERWSLDFMADSLHDGRRFRVLTVIDQYTRECVALHAAPSIPAAQVTKILDAAIRERETPESLTVDHGTEFTSRHFDAWAWSQGLTLDFIRPGRPVENAYIESFNGKLRDECLNQCWFIDLEDARRALKAWRHEYNESRPHASLQGRAPAQYAAQLLTWAGH; encoded by the coding sequence ATGCGAAAGTCACGGTTTTCCGAGGAGCAGATCATCAGCATTCTTCGGCAGGCAGAGGCTGGGATCCAGGTGTCCGAATTGTTGCGCAAGCACGGCATCAGTCAGCAGACCTTCTACCGATGGCGCAAGAAATACGGCGGTCTGGAGGCGGGTGAGCTGCTTCGCCTCAGTACGGCCTGCCTGACTCGGCTTCAGTTGCCGAAATACACGCGAGCCAACGAGCGTTGGAGTCTCGATTTCATGGCGGACAGCCTGCACGATGGTCGTCGGTTTCGTGTGCTGACGGTCATCGACCAATACACCAGGGAGTGTGTTGCGCTCCACGCCGCGCCGTCGATTCCTGCGGCCCAGGTCACGAAGATCCTGGATGCAGCGATCCGCGAGCGGGAGACACCTGAATCCCTGACGGTCGACCATGGCACGGAGTTCACCAGCCGCCATTTCGATGCTTGGGCCTGGAGCCAAGGCCTGACGCTGGACTTCATCCGACCTGGCCGCCCCGTGGAGAACGCCTACATCGAGAGCTTCAACGGCAAGCTCCGGGATGAGTGCCTGAACCAGTGTTGGTTCATCGACCTAGAAGACGCGCGTCGGGCCTTGAAGGCCTGGCGACACGAGTACAATGAGAGTCGGCCTCACGCTTCGCTTCAGGGAAGGGCTCCGGCGCAATACGCTGCGCAGCTGCTCACTTGGGCGGGTCACTGA
- a CDS encoding MarR family winged helix-turn-helix transcriptional regulator, with protein sequence MKSPSGRQATTTPFDPPGEHLDRRLAVGLAKIATALRHRAWREGYAADLTPTQGQVLLHLRRDPEASLAEIAEGLGVRPPTASEAVGSLVDKGLLHKGRRPDDGRILALSLTAEGRAEAERVEDWPEFLAEVLAELTPTEQRVLMSTLQRSVRLLQQRGAIPLARMCSTCTYFRPHAHGDPRRPHHCAFVDAPFGDGDLRFDCSDHQPAAPTDQSAAWQSLAVNSSQPDA encoded by the coding sequence ATGAAAAGTCCCTCGGGCCGGCAAGCCACGACCACGCCCTTCGATCCGCCCGGTGAGCATCTCGACCGACGGCTGGCGGTGGGGCTGGCGAAGATCGCCACGGCCCTGCGCCATCGGGCCTGGCGGGAGGGCTACGCGGCCGATCTCACGCCCACCCAAGGCCAGGTTCTGCTCCACCTGCGGCGCGATCCAGAGGCCTCCCTGGCGGAGATCGCGGAGGGCCTGGGAGTGAGGCCGCCGACCGCCTCGGAGGCGGTGGGCTCGTTGGTCGACAAGGGGTTGCTCCACAAGGGAAGGCGGCCCGACGACGGGCGAATCCTCGCCCTCTCGCTGACCGCCGAAGGTCGCGCCGAAGCCGAACGCGTCGAAGACTGGCCCGAGTTCCTGGCCGAGGTGCTGGCGGAACTCACCCCCACCGAGCAGCGGGTGCTGATGAGCACCCTTCAGCGGTCGGTCCGCCTGCTACAGCAGCGCGGCGCGATCCCGCTGGCGCGCATGTGCTCGACCTGCACCTACTTTCGGCCCCACGCCCATGGGGATCCTCGGCGCCCGCACCACTGCGCCTTTGTGGACGCCCCCTTTGGCGACGGTGACCTGCGCTTCGACTGTTCCGATCACCAACCCGCCGCTCCGACCGACCAATCCGCGGCCTGGCAGAGCCTGGCGGTGAACTCGTCCCAACCCGACGCCTGA
- a CDS encoding trypsin-like peptidase domain-containing protein: MNSRPFWFRALSILVVFGGVSLWVVQGLAQGVPPSAVEGVRRTPVVEVVESVSPAVVNISAEAMVRQVDPFFGRYFSRARPSQSLGSGLIIESNGIVVTNAHVVDGASRIVVNTLDGRELEAEVLGSDRDSDLAVLKVSGGGDLPAVPLGTSNDLLIGETVVAIGNPFGLSHTVTAGMLSAVGRTVAAESGEALYTDFLQTDASINPGNSGGPLVNLAGSVIGVNTAIIERANGIGFAIPADRVRRVVGDLLRFGELQPLWTGLRLLSIDPLMAKSRGLAADRGVLVAKVYPGSPAAEAGIQPNDVIVAAGRVGAAPRPADSREDLTTALYSVAVGEPLAMTLKRGERTVEAELRAERPPRGLGLRFLERGIGLAVDDGARRGLVITRVLPNTPAAERGLRRGDLIVAANGQGTGRSEELGREVLRGMERGGLLLRVVRGRYAYNLSFPL, encoded by the coding sequence ATGAATTCTCGTCCGTTTTGGTTCCGAGCCCTCAGTATTCTCGTCGTTTTTGGAGGGGTGTCCCTTTGGGTGGTGCAGGGGTTGGCTCAGGGAGTTCCCCCCAGTGCGGTGGAGGGTGTCCGCCGCACGCCCGTCGTCGAGGTGGTGGAGTCGGTCTCCCCGGCGGTGGTCAACATCTCCGCCGAGGCCATGGTGCGTCAGGTCGACCCGTTCTTCGGCCGCTACTTTTCTCGCGCCCGGCCCTCCCAGTCCCTCGGTTCCGGGCTGATCATCGAGTCGAACGGCATCGTGGTGACCAACGCCCACGTGGTGGACGGTGCTTCGCGCATCGTCGTCAATACCCTCGACGGTCGCGAGCTGGAGGCGGAGGTGCTGGGCTCCGACCGGGATTCGGATCTGGCGGTGCTCAAGGTGTCCGGCGGCGGCGATCTGCCGGCGGTCCCCCTCGGCACCAGCAACGATCTGCTGATCGGCGAAACGGTCGTCGCCATCGGCAACCCCTTTGGCCTGTCCCACACGGTGACCGCCGGCATGCTGTCGGCCGTCGGCCGGACCGTGGCGGCGGAGAGCGGCGAGGCCCTCTACACGGACTTCCTCCAGACCGACGCCTCCATCAACCCGGGCAACTCCGGCGGTCCGCTGGTCAACCTGGCCGGTTCGGTGATCGGGGTCAACACGGCAATCATCGAGCGCGCCAACGGCATCGGCTTCGCCATCCCTGCCGATCGGGTGCGCCGGGTAGTCGGCGATCTCTTGCGCTTCGGCGAGCTGCAGCCGCTGTGGACCGGCCTGCGGCTTCTCTCCATCGATCCGCTGATGGCGAAGAGCCGCGGCCTGGCGGCGGATCGCGGCGTGCTGGTGGCGAAGGTCTATCCCGGTTCCCCGGCGGCCGAGGCGGGCATCCAGCCGAATGACGTGATCGTCGCCGCCGGCCGGGTCGGCGCCGCGCCGCGGCCGGCCGACAGCCGCGAAGATCTCACCACCGCGCTCTACTCCGTGGCGGTCGGCGAACCGCTGGCCATGACCTTGAAACGCGGCGAGCGCACCGTCGAGGCTGAGCTGCGCGCCGAGCGCCCGCCGCGTGGCCTCGGCCTGCGGTTTCTCGAACGCGGCATTGGTCTGGCAGTGGACGACGGCGCTCGCCGCGGTCTGGTGATCACTCGGGTTCTGCCCAACACTCCCGCCGCCGAGCGCGGCCTGCGGCGCGGCGACCTCATCGTCGCCGCCAACGGCCAGGGCACCGGCCGCTCCGAGGAGCTGGGCCGCGAGGTGCTGCGCGGCATGGAGCGTGGCGGTTTGCTCCTCAGAGTGGTGCGTGGGCGGTATGCCTACAACCTCAGCTTTCCTCTGTAA
- a CDS encoding lipopolysaccharide kinase InaA family protein: MSEPEVAVEKDTGQPSTLEAVEPFAVEVSEGNAFRGEILPSWRPVDDGELARALGELIDPAGSETVHWGRNYLYRTLFPSPAVTGGGEAVEVVVKQFRNESRRQRAERRWKGSKAERSWRAAWAFLEAGVATPQPVLLAESERPDGPSYFVCRHLADTVEARYFFRALNEGTAAEGFPSIDPQRLLAALGRTLRRMHDAGIRHRDMSSGNVLIEERDNKNPSGEDPTLWIIDLNRARVGKPPGKAQRSRDLCRLMIFRPQDQETFLTGYWGREPSAAERRLYLTYQRAFLAKNRTKNAVRQRTRGIVQWLRDLVLPRSAHAHIPAADPAAETREKVVWDHLSDQPHQHAGKLEKLGARLGDFPQHAAEARTAATVLPAARKRYRELVRELYHQPVEWPGAGVCLRPWPAAPEALLAAVRDLAVRRVLLRLHPWQEDHSEELALARALAEEGYDLTFSLPQNRELVRDPERWRNAIERIAEQFGPYGRSFQIGQAINRSKWGVWNLREFYRLAEIAAAILRRRPGVEVVGPGVIDFEIHATAAALNWRHTDLAFDALASLLYVDRRGAPENRQIGFDTAGKVTFLKALAETARNCRGRSWVTEVNWPLWEGPHSPAGRGVSVDEETQANFLSRYFLLAFGTGWVERIYWWQLIARGYGLVSPESGRLRRRPSFEALAFLERHLRGGRLLGPLPAADPACLLRYESGSGTSGIIAWSKDGESEVALPAAVVSAMDRGGKPLQLGRGKISLGPSPVFLAVEE, encoded by the coding sequence GTGTCCGAGCCGGAGGTTGCCGTGGAGAAGGACACCGGCCAGCCCTCGACGTTGGAGGCGGTGGAGCCCTTCGCCGTCGAGGTCTCCGAAGGCAACGCCTTTCGCGGGGAGATCCTGCCCTCCTGGCGGCCGGTGGACGACGGGGAACTGGCCCGCGCCCTCGGTGAGTTGATCGATCCGGCCGGCTCGGAGACCGTGCACTGGGGCCGCAACTACCTGTACCGGACGCTCTTCCCGAGCCCGGCTGTGACCGGAGGCGGCGAGGCGGTAGAAGTGGTCGTCAAGCAGTTCCGCAACGAGAGCCGGCGCCAGCGCGCCGAGCGGCGTTGGAAGGGCAGCAAGGCGGAGCGTAGCTGGCGGGCCGCCTGGGCCTTTCTCGAAGCGGGGGTGGCCACCCCGCAACCGGTTCTGCTGGCCGAGTCCGAGCGTCCGGACGGGCCGTCCTACTTCGTTTGCCGGCATCTGGCCGACACCGTCGAAGCGCGATACTTCTTCCGGGCTCTAAATGAGGGCACGGCGGCGGAAGGGTTCCCCTCCATCGATCCACAGCGCCTTTTGGCGGCCCTCGGCCGGACCCTGCGGCGGATGCACGATGCCGGCATCCGCCACCGGGACATGTCGAGCGGCAACGTGCTGATCGAAGAGAGGGACAATAAGAACCCCAGCGGCGAGGACCCGACCCTCTGGATCATCGATCTCAACCGCGCCCGCGTCGGAAAGCCGCCGGGCAAGGCGCAGAGGTCGCGCGATCTTTGCCGCCTGATGATCTTCCGGCCGCAGGATCAAGAGACCTTTCTCACCGGCTACTGGGGCCGCGAGCCTTCCGCCGCCGAACGCCGGCTCTACCTCACCTACCAGCGCGCCTTCCTGGCCAAGAATCGCACCAAGAATGCAGTGCGCCAGCGCACCCGAGGGATCGTCCAGTGGCTGCGCGATTTGGTGCTGCCGCGCAGCGCCCACGCCCACATTCCGGCTGCCGATCCGGCCGCTGAGACGCGCGAGAAGGTGGTTTGGGATCACCTCTCGGACCAGCCCCACCAGCACGCCGGCAAACTCGAAAAGCTCGGCGCGCGGCTGGGCGATTTTCCTCAACACGCGGCCGAGGCGCGCACCGCGGCGACGGTCCTGCCGGCGGCCCGCAAGCGCTACCGTGAGTTGGTCCGCGAGCTTTACCACCAGCCGGTGGAGTGGCCCGGCGCCGGCGTCTGCCTGCGACCCTGGCCGGCGGCGCCGGAAGCCCTGCTGGCGGCGGTACGGGATCTCGCAGTCCGCCGGGTGCTCCTTCGCCTCCATCCCTGGCAGGAAGACCACTCCGAGGAGCTGGCCCTGGCCCGCGCCCTCGCCGAGGAGGGCTACGACCTGACCTTCTCGCTACCGCAGAACCGCGAACTGGTGCGCGATCCGGAGCGCTGGCGCAACGCCATCGAAAGGATCGCCGAGCAGTTCGGTCCCTACGGTCGCTCCTTCCAGATCGGCCAGGCGATCAACCGCAGCAAGTGGGGGGTGTGGAACCTGCGCGAGTTCTACCGCCTGGCAGAGATCGCCGCCGCCATCCTGCGCCGCCGCCCGGGGGTGGAGGTGGTCGGCCCGGGAGTGATCGACTTTGAGATCCACGCCACCGCTGCCGCCCTCAATTGGCGGCACACGGACCTTGCCTTCGATGCCCTGGCGAGCCTGCTCTACGTGGACCGCCGCGGCGCGCCGGAGAATCGCCAGATAGGTTTCGACACGGCCGGCAAGGTCACCTTCCTGAAGGCCCTGGCGGAAACCGCCCGCAACTGCCGCGGCCGGTCCTGGGTGACGGAGGTCAACTGGCCGCTGTGGGAGGGGCCGCACTCGCCGGCCGGCCGCGGCGTGTCGGTCGACGAGGAAACCCAGGCCAACTTCCTCAGCCGCTACTTTCTCCTCGCCTTCGGCACCGGATGGGTGGAGCGCATCTACTGGTGGCAACTCATCGCCCGGGGCTACGGGCTGGTCTCTCCGGAGTCCGGCCGACTGCGGCGCCGGCCGAGCTTCGAGGCTCTCGCCTTCCTGGAGCGGCACTTGCGCGGGGGCCGCCTGCTAGGGCCCCTGCCGGCGGCGGATCCCGCCTGCCTGCTGCGCTACGAGAGCGGCTCTGGGACGAGCGGAATCATCGCCTGGTCGAAAGACGGCGAGAGCGAGGTGGCCTTGCCGGCGGCGGTGGTTTCGGCCATGGATCGTGGCGGAAAGCCCTTGCAACTCGGCAGAGGGAAGATCAGCCTGGGCCCGTCGCCGGTTTTTCTGGCAGTCGAAGAGTAG
- a CDS encoding Rne/Rng family ribonuclease has product MVHKMLVESDPHQTRIAVLEDDRLTEIFVERKRHLGLVGNVYKGRVTRVLPGMQAAFVDMGLERDAFLYVSDVVDNVEAVEDLDLARQAVSDLSSTEQASIDELLRAGQEIIVQVVKDPLPNKGARVSTHVTLPGRYLVLLPTVRHFGVSRRIEGEDERTRLLELLEGLPPASGGLIVRTVGEGKGGEEFEADIEYLNGLWSRVRERATKVSAPTLLHRDHDLALRVVRDVVSRDFSVLWVDGEETYERIVEFLDEVQPALVSRVKLYRQDESLFDRFDIESQIEAALKSKVWLKSGGYIVINPTEALVAIDVNTGRFVGQRNLEDTVLKTNLEAVKEIVRQIRLRDLGGILVIDLIDMIEQEHRDQVFALLEEELHKDRAKTKVLSISEFGLVEITRKRSRSNLERLLTQPCPHCSGSGRIQSLATICLKIRGEILRTIGAGTGSELLLRVHPEVAGALQGEERAILSEIERTVGGQILLQSDPELHQENFNLTEV; this is encoded by the coding sequence TTGGTCCACAAAATGCTCGTCGAGAGCGATCCTCACCAAACGCGGATCGCGGTGCTCGAGGACGATCGCCTGACGGAAATCTTCGTTGAGCGCAAGCGTCACCTCGGGCTGGTGGGGAATGTCTACAAGGGGCGCGTCACCCGAGTGCTGCCGGGAATGCAGGCGGCCTTCGTGGACATGGGGCTGGAGCGCGACGCCTTTCTCTATGTCAGCGATGTGGTGGACAACGTCGAGGCGGTGGAGGATCTCGACCTGGCGCGGCAGGCCGTATCGGATCTCTCGTCGACGGAGCAGGCGTCGATCGACGAGTTGCTGCGGGCCGGCCAGGAGATCATCGTGCAGGTGGTAAAGGATCCGCTCCCCAACAAGGGCGCGCGGGTGAGCACCCACGTCACCCTGCCCGGCCGCTACCTGGTGCTCTTGCCGACGGTGCGGCATTTCGGCGTTTCCCGCCGGATCGAGGGCGAGGACGAGCGTACCCGCTTGCTGGAACTGCTGGAGGGCTTGCCGCCGGCGAGCGGCGGCCTGATCGTGCGCACCGTCGGGGAAGGCAAGGGTGGAGAGGAGTTCGAGGCCGACATCGAGTACCTGAACGGCCTGTGGAGCCGGGTGCGTGAGCGGGCGACGAAGGTCTCGGCGCCCACTCTGCTACACCGCGATCACGACCTCGCCCTGCGGGTGGTGCGCGACGTGGTGAGCCGGGACTTCAGCGTGTTGTGGGTGGACGGCGAGGAGACCTACGAGCGCATCGTCGAGTTCTTGGACGAGGTGCAGCCCGCCCTGGTTAGCAGGGTCAAACTCTATCGGCAGGACGAGTCGCTGTTTGACCGCTTCGACATCGAAAGCCAGATCGAGGCGGCCTTGAAGAGCAAGGTGTGGTTGAAGAGCGGCGGCTACATCGTGATCAATCCCACCGAGGCGCTGGTGGCGATCGACGTCAACACCGGCCGTTTTGTCGGCCAGCGCAATCTGGAAGACACGGTTCTCAAGACCAACCTCGAAGCGGTCAAGGAGATCGTGCGGCAGATCCGGTTGCGCGACCTCGGCGGCATTCTGGTGATCGACCTGATCGACATGATCGAACAGGAGCACCGCGACCAGGTGTTCGCCCTGCTCGAAGAGGAACTGCACAAGGACCGCGCCAAGACCAAGGTGCTGTCGATCTCCGAGTTCGGGTTGGTGGAGATCACCCGCAAGCGCAGCCGTTCCAATCTCGAGCGCCTGCTGACCCAGCCCTGCCCGCACTGCTCCGGCTCCGGCCGCATCCAGTCCCTGGCGACCATCTGCTTGAAGATCCGCGGCGAAATACTGCGAACCATCGGCGCCGGCACCGGTTCGGAGCTGCTGTTGCGGGTGCATCCGGAGGTCGCGGGAGCGCTGCAGGGGGAGGAGCGGGCGATCCTGTCCGAGATCGAGCGCACCGTCGGCGGCCAGATCCTGCTGCAGAGCGATCCGGAACTGCATCAGGAAAACTTCAACCTGACGGAGGTCTAG
- a CDS encoding DUF5694 domain-containing protein, with the protein MPTVRSYILLLGLLIASALPAAPFDPAEIEVTVLGVNHLLQGGLELPSKAIDDAREALAEFEADQVVVEWLHPSIDPATTHNYRPLGDPETLARLWGIDLETLEDQLRSIRELLSTGPKNTTAARLHLGKLTFLAGDPANAAYQWWRAGRFGADVEELGRLTHGNFAGHELEVFGFHLAERWGLEEVTPFDYQGIDADWGKTYSEMMRRAREIALEQVLNLSPSDPSWEEEEARFDSLLNSDTDAWIDRYGGDQRLQQLPRLANFRREMKQLFGDRAADFETATLGFMQTTEANDANRASYYDYLWNLPIANLGRKVVINYEQRNERMVDFIEEDARRLGSKRILVIVGFGHKTFLDTIFEHRGYRVVPSSRFVK; encoded by the coding sequence ATGCCCACGGTTCGCTCCTACATTTTGCTCCTCGGCCTATTGATCGCCTCCGCTCTGCCCGCAGCGCCTTTCGATCCAGCGGAAATCGAAGTGACGGTGTTGGGCGTGAACCATCTATTGCAGGGAGGCCTCGAGTTGCCGTCGAAGGCGATCGACGATGCCCGCGAAGCGCTGGCCGAATTCGAGGCCGATCAGGTGGTGGTGGAGTGGCTTCATCCCTCGATCGACCCCGCTACGACTCACAACTACAGGCCTCTCGGTGACCCCGAAACCCTGGCCCGCCTCTGGGGGATCGACCTGGAGACCCTGGAGGACCAACTGCGGTCGATCCGCGAACTGCTCTCCACCGGACCGAAGAACACAACAGCGGCCCGCCTCCACCTCGGCAAACTGACGTTCCTGGCCGGCGACCCGGCGAACGCCGCCTACCAGTGGTGGCGCGCAGGTCGCTTCGGTGCCGACGTCGAAGAGTTGGGCCGCCTCACCCACGGAAACTTCGCCGGCCACGAACTCGAAGTCTTCGGCTTCCACCTCGCCGAGCGATGGGGCCTGGAAGAGGTCACCCCCTTTGACTACCAGGGCATCGATGCGGACTGGGGCAAGACCTACTCCGAGATGATGCGCCGCGCTCGTGAAATCGCCCTTGAACAGGTTCTGAATCTGTCGCCCAGTGATCCCTCCTGGGAAGAAGAGGAGGCGCGCTTCGATTCTCTGCTCAACAGCGACACCGACGCCTGGATCGACCGCTACGGCGGCGACCAGCGCTTGCAGCAGCTCCCCCGGCTAGCGAACTTCCGTCGCGAGATGAAACAGCTCTTCGGCGACCGGGCGGCGGATTTCGAAACGGCGACGCTGGGGTTCATGCAGACCACCGAAGCCAACGATGCGAACCGAGCCTCGTACTACGACTACCTGTGGAACCTTCCCATCGCCAACCTCGGGCGGAAAGTGGTGATCAACTATGAGCAGCGCAATGAAAGGATGGTCGACTTCATCGAAGAGGATGCTCGTCGATTGGGCTCGAAGCGCATCCTGGTGATCGTCGGCTTCGGCCACAAGACCTTTCTCGACACCATTTTCGAGCACCGCGGGTATCGCGTGGTGCCCTCCTCCCGCTTCGTGAAGTAG
- the rodA gene encoding rod shape-determining protein RodA: MKSTSRAKPIQRPRSEDRGSFAGPSRFDAGLLVATLALAVIGLATVHSASAELATDYLPRQALWVGLGLLLMAVTLALDYHDLVDMSVFFYLAGLALLVIVLFFGEGPGGTRSWLTLGGFRVGQPAEFAKLTTALFLARFLTSVDEEHLTLKQIAVAGLIVGAPMALISLQPDLGSAAMFVPLAAGMLLIAGIRLRYLVVAGLIVLALGTATWHFSMQDYQRQRVITFLAPQSDPLGAGYQVQQSKIAVGSGELTGKGYMQGTQSQLRFLPARHTDFVFAVLAEEWGFVGVLVVLGLYLLYLLSALRVALRARDRGGILLVVGLVSLSGFHVAYNTAMVVGLLPITGIPLPFLSYGGSFTLVNFIATGLILGIDLRRYVNR; the protein is encoded by the coding sequence ATGAAGAGTACTTCCAGAGCGAAACCGATCCAGCGCCCGCGATCTGAGGACCGTGGCTCCTTTGCCGGGCCGTCGCGTTTCGACGCCGGTCTCTTGGTGGCGACCCTCGCCCTGGCGGTGATCGGCCTGGCGACGGTGCACAGCGCCAGCGCCGAACTGGCGACCGACTACCTTCCCCGGCAGGCGCTGTGGGTGGGGCTGGGGCTGTTGTTGATGGCGGTCACCCTCGCCCTCGATTACCACGACCTGGTGGACATGTCGGTGTTCTTCTACCTGGCCGGGCTGGCCCTGCTGGTGATCGTGCTGTTCTTCGGCGAGGGTCCCGGCGGCACCCGCAGTTGGCTCACCTTGGGGGGCTTCCGGGTGGGGCAGCCGGCGGAGTTCGCCAAGTTGACCACGGCGCTCTTCCTGGCGCGTTTCTTGACCTCCGTCGACGAGGAGCACCTGACCCTGAAACAGATCGCCGTGGCGGGATTGATCGTCGGGGCGCCGATGGCGTTGATCTCGCTGCAGCCGGATCTGGGGAGCGCGGCGATGTTCGTGCCGCTGGCCGCCGGCATGCTGCTGATCGCCGGCATCCGGCTGCGCTACCTGGTGGTGGCCGGGCTGATCGTTCTCGCTCTGGGCACCGCCACCTGGCACTTCAGCATGCAGGACTACCAGCGCCAGCGGGTGATCACCTTCCTGGCGCCGCAGAGCGATCCGCTGGGCGCCGGCTACCAGGTGCAGCAGTCGAAGATCGCCGTCGGCTCCGGCGAGCTGACCGGCAAGGGATACATGCAGGGCACCCAGAGCCAACTCCGCTTTCTGCCCGCCCGCCACACGGATTTCGTCTTCGCCGTGCTGGCCGAGGAGTGGGGTTTCGTCGGCGTGCTGGTCGTTCTAGGGCTGTATCTGCTCTATCTGCTCAGCGCCTTGCGGGTGGCGCTTCGCGCGCGCGACCGCGGGGGCATCTTGCTGGTGGTGGGGTTGGTCTCCCTTTCGGGTTTCCACGTGGCTTACAACACGGCCATGGTGGTGGGACTACTGCCGATCACCGGCATTCCTCTGCCTTTCCTTTCTTATGGCGGCTCGTTCACCTTGGTGAACTTCATCGCCACTGGCCTGATCCTGGGCATTGATTTGCGGCGCTATGTGAACCGCTGA